The following is a genomic window from Fusarium oxysporum Fo47 chromosome IV, complete sequence.
CATAAGTGAAACATTGAAACTAAAACGTTGGTTCATTGGGGAGTGTAGCCAAGTATTGGCAGCCTTAATCGACCATTTTAATACAAAGGGTCCTTGTGAGGCTCTGCTGCATTTGGAGGGATGGATTCCATCCAGTGTCACGATAGCCTCACCAGGAAGAGCTTCTGCCAAGATGTATCGAAACCTGAGAACTGCGACTTCGGCAGTTGATTTTTATGTCGAGAGACCTCTTGGGCCAATGTTTGACATAACTTTGATTCATCCAAAAGGGGTCTTGCATTATTTACTCCGGTTTCAATAGTTTCACCGCCAAACGGCATTAGCAGAAAGAGGACATAATGAGGCAGACAGCTTTGGTGGATGAACCAGCATAGGGGTGCGCAGGCTTTTTCTGGACCTACAGGCCTGGCTGGCTTTGGCCCATAGGATGACCCCGTTGCCCCGTCAGTTTATGGGAAAAGAGCCCAGGGAGGCCAGAGCGTGGAGAGGAAATGCAAACGGAATGCAATCTTGGccctcttttcctctttcttcatctttcaaCCTCTCAACACCATTTCCTGCACTCGAGAACCATCTCAAAGACATCTTTCGACCGTTATAGCAACTGTTTGTTGTGTCACCAACTCAACCAGCCACCCACACCCACACCCACTAACGTCAACGTTAACCCCTCTAATAAAACAAACCAAAAATGGTGAGTGAGCTCAGTTGCCCCGGACACCCCTTTCTTCGCCCACGTAAACAATGCACCCCGCCCTCTGATTCGACAGTTTGGCCGCCCGAATAAGTTGGAAGTTGGTTTTGCTTCAGCTCGCCCGGCACAAGCCTTGGTTTTTCTACCTGCATCTCGCATACTTCTACAACTACCGAGTAGCAACACTTTCAATCGCATTCTTCAGAACGCATTTTCCACATACACTCGAGCCTCGAAATCAATCCATAAGCAATCATGTCTTCTAACAAGTTCGATTCTCAGGCTTCTACCAACTACAAGGAGGCTTTCGCCCTGTTCGACAAGCGCGGAAACGGCCGTGTCACTGTTGACAGCCTCGGTGATCTGCTGCGCGCCTGCGGTCAGAACCCTACCCTCGCTGAGATCCAGGACCTCGAGAAGAATGTCGGTGGTGAATGTGAGTACACTTCCCGTGATGCGATTTAAAAGCGCATAGCTGACCTTGGCGACACAGTCGACTTCGAGACATTCCAGCGTGTTCTGAACCGCCCCGGCGGCTTCCGCGATCCCGGCGAGCCTGAGGAATACTGCCGCGGTTTCCAAGTGTTTGATAAGGATATGACGGGTTTCATCGGCGTCGGCCAGCTCAAGTACATTCTGACAAACCTGGGCGAGAAGATGACTGATGAGGAGGTCGATGAGCTCCTCAAGGCCGTTGACACCAGCTCAGGCCAGGTCAACTACACTGGTAAGTTCTGCAATACCTGATACCCAATGGGGCAGCAGCTAATGCGATACAATTACAGACCTCGTGCGAACCATTCTCGCCAACTAGACAATGTATAGATATGGGCGGGTTAGGTTATGCATCTGCGTTGACGGACCGGCGTTTgcttgattgattgattatggatatggatggaAATCGGCTATGGGAACGCTGAAATGATGAATTATTGCTGCGCATTTGCGACGCACTAGCATGTTGGATTTTTGTAGATACTTAGGGGACAGGAGTCTAGAAATGAAGCTCTATGTGCCTTGAATTTGACGGTGTCTCATTTGGTGAAGTTATCATGGCCTGAGCTTATGACGACTGGTATAAACAATCCTACGATTGGCTTTCGCTTCTGTTTACATAAACAGTTTCACATAAATCAATTAAACTCGGTTATGGCCCCAAGCCTAAATTATGCCATAATTATAGCACATGATAACTCATTAGCCGCCCTGATCATGACACCGCATCCGATTGCCCCGCGTTTTCCACCCAGAAGCGGGTCCATAGGAGCTTTACCTTAGCTGCACCTTCACTTAAGGTATCGCCCCATCTTGCTGCATCTACAGTAACGCCCTCTCAACGCCTTTGACGCCTAGAGACGGATCAATCGATTTAGTCTCAGAGCATAAGCCCCTCTTTCAACTGTAGGTTGCCTCAATCATCCATGGTCAAGCCAATCGGCTAACATCGCAAGAAACATCCCGAGCCCGTCCATCATATTTGTATCCAAGCTGGATAAGCGTGCTTCCCGCAGacccctcctcctcctcctcctactctctctcttcattcttctcgTCGCCGTCACTCTGGCTTCCTCACGAGCCTTCTCTCGTCTCGGCTCTTTAGTGAATCACTTCAGATTCCAAGCCCCACGAACTATTCTATCACGAAGACAGCTTGTTACTAGCACAATGGCTCCCGACAAGTATCGTAACCCTCCTCAGGCACCGCCTCTGTTCACCGCCACCCCCGAATCGATCGCTGCCGATACCAAGAAGCTTTGCGATGCTACCAAGAATGTGTTGGACTCTGTAACTGCGAATGTTACTGCCAACAAGGCGTCTTTTGCCAATGTGCTTGAGCCCATCCTCATTGACGAGAACTTGGCTGCTACGCAGAGACGCATCTTGACCTTCTACCACCATGTTTCCACCAACAAGGAGCTTCGCGATGCCTccactgaggctgagagcGCCTTCAATGACTTCGGCATTGAATGCAACATGCGGGAGGATGTCTTCAACGCTGTCGATGCTGCCTACGCCAACCGAGCATCTCAGGATCTCACCAAGGAGCAGGCGCACGTCCTTGAGAAGGAGCGACAGAAGTACATTCGAAACGGTCTTCGGCTGCCCGCCGGTCCCAAGCGAGACCGCTTCAAGGAGATCCAGAAGCGTCTGAGCGAGCTTGAGATAAAGGCCCAGAAAAACCTTAACGAGGAGAAGGGTGCCATCTGGTTCACTCCTGAGGAACTCAAGGGAGTTCCTTCTGACGACATTGACATTGATTCCCTGGAGAAGGGTACTGGCGAAAATGAGGGCAAAGTCAAGCTGTCCTTTAAGTACAACCATTACTTCCCTCTCATCAAGTATGCTATCGATGCCGATACTCGCCGCAAGTACACCATCGCGGAATCCAACAAGGTGAGACGAGTAACGAAACTTCAAAATCTCGGCTAATTGAACCTTCAGGCGAATGTCAATGTTCCTATCTTCCAAGAGATCATCACCCTCCGAGATGAGGCCGCTCGCCTTCTCGGTTACGACAACCATGCCGCTCTGCGCATTGAAGAAaagatggccaagactcCTGCTGCTGTTCGCACTTTCCTAGACGATCTTCGAAACAGATTGGCCGAAGGTGGTGCGAAGGAGATCAACGCACTGAAGGAgtacaagaagaaggactaCGAGGAGCGCGGCCTTTCATTTGACGACAGCTTCTACATGTGGGACACATCGTTCTACTCCAGAAtacagaaggagaaggagtatagtgttgatgaagccgcCATCTCACAGTACTTCCCTGTTGAGTCGACATTTGCCGGCATGCTTAAGATTTTCGAGGAGATTTTCGGCTTCGTGTTTGTCGAGCTCAAGCCTGAAGAGCGAGCTCGGCTCAGCCCCACTGGCAAGGCCGAAGACATTGTGTGGCATGAGGATGTTCTGATCTACAGCGTGTGGGACGATGAGGCCTCGGGCTCAAGCTTCAACGGTTACCTATACCTGGACCTTCACCCCCGTGACAACAAGTATGGCCACAACGCCAACTTCAACCTCGAGCCTGGTTATGTCACtgaggatggcaagaagcaTTACCCCGTCACTGCTCTTGTCTGCAACTTTAGCAAGCCTACACCAAAGAAACCTTCTCTGCTTAAGCATCATGAGGTTGTGACCCTGTTCCACGAGCTGGGCCATGGCATTCACGACTTGGCTGGCCGCACCCGCTACAGCTACTTCCATGGAACTTCCACGGTGCTCGATTTCGTTGAAGCTCCCTCTCAAATGCTGGAGAACTGGTGCTGGACACCTAGCGTGCTTAAATCGCTTTCCAAGCATTGGGAGACTCAAGAGCAAATTCCCGACGAGCTtattgagaagcttgtctcTACCAAGCGTCTCAACTCCGCTATAGGTGCACTAGGACAACTCGTTATTGGACTCTTTGACATGACTGTGCACACACCCGAGTCCCAtgaggctgtcaagaagctcaacgcTGGCCGAGTTTGGAACACCCTTAGGCATGAGATCTCCGGCACCAAGGGCCCTGAGGATCTGGGCGAGGGACTGTAAGTACCTACTGGAGATAACATTTGACTGTTAAACTAACTTGCATGTAGTGAATGGGGCAATAGGCACGCCGGTATTGGCCACTTCATCGGCGGCTACGATGCCGGTTACTACGGCTACCTCTACTCAGAGGTGTTCTCGCTCGACATGTTCCACTCATTCTTCGCCAAGAACCCAATGGACGGTAAGGAGGGTCGCCGATATCGCCATACCGTTCTTGAGAGAGGTGGAAGTATCCCAGAGTTGGAATTCTTGAGGGAGTTCTTGGGCCGAGAACCTAGTTCGGAAGCTTTCTATAAGGAGCTTGGACTTTCTTCAACCGCGTAGATAGCCTCGAAGAAAGCCGCGAAAAAAAGCCACGTAGACAATGTTTTATCATACCAAAGTCAGCGAAGCAGAAGAGAATAAACCATCAGCGATTGGTCagataaaagaaataatgTCGTGAAAGGACTGCAGCTCGGAATGTTTATCGATGACCGACGTGGAAGTGTTGCACGAGAATAGTACCAAGTTCTTGGTTTCCAGGGGATGCAGTGATATAGGAGAACAGAATCTCGTATCTTGCGGCCACCCGCGCCGTAGATTTTGGTACCTTGGTGTTGTGCCTGGAGATTGGCCATGCAATGACCACACTCTAATGTTGTTACTGGACGGGCTGCAGATGCAAGGTTGGCTGCATGGGTAGTAGTGTTGTACAGTTATAGCGTTGTGTAACTCAGCGTTTTCGCCAAGTCGAGGACTGATAATTTGAAATTAGAAAAACGATCCTCGTAAGAATGCAAAATGAGAACTCAGCTGCGTCTATCGAATACAATCACCCATTACCGGGAAATAATCTTGGAGTTCACCGTGGCCTGCAGGCTCCCTTTCGGTCAGGATTTCTGAGCGATAGAAGCGCTTATTTAAGCTTAACTTGTTGAAATCGATTTGAAAGAGCTGATTGGAAGCACAGGGAGTGGCCTAATAAAGGATCATATTAACTGTAAACATGGACTGAAAGGAGAGGTATTCAATATTAAGGAGCACAGACTCGAAGTTGCTAGCTGGAAATACAGAACAAGAACAAACGCTTGCCGAGGACTGATGTCGAGAGATCCAATTCCAAGGAATCGGTAAGAAAAATCTGACTTGGAAGGATTGTGGTTACATTCAGTCGATAGTGTGTCGAAATAATGGGCTGTTTTCTAGGATAAGGCACTTGGAGTTTCGGACAACTTCCTCACCTTTGATCTAGGACCTTGTAAGTTGGATGGTGTCGCCTAGATTTACTAATCCGCGATATCAACTCATAGTATTCTGAGCCAAGTGCTTACAGTGGCCTTGAACGGCCTAGTTCACTATGTTGTGGTATCATCCCCAGGATCTCGAACAACAAGGAACAAATCATCAAGAATCGTGGGGAAGTGAGATTCACATTGCGGAGGCATCTCCGTCCCGAAATCATACTGAGATACACAGACCCTGGGGAATACCTGGTCTACATGAAGCGATTCTGGGGGAATATCATCAACGGGGAGATCCGGAGCCGTGTGGCTGGCTCCCGCGGCCGCCGCGATGGCTTAATCACTTCACTTTACACTGGAAAAGGCATCCAGAATGCTCAACTACCGGGTACTAAGCCGGGCGCTACGGCGTTGAACGGGCTTTCCCCTCCGCGCCGCCGGTTCCCTTCCATCAGGCCACTCCAAAGATCCCTGAGGggaagagattgaagagcCAATAGGAGGTGAGGATTTGAAAGACGAGACGGGGGAGAACAGACGAGAATGACGCGGTTTGTATTTGATCTTGagagtttgagtttgagtttgatgGAATCTGcggagaagctgaagatggtTGAAGTTATGGATGGCTTGAGTGGGGGAACGGGTAGTCTAAGTCAAAGATTGCGGGGAAGATGGGGTAACATGAGGGCATTGCAGACGATGAGATGCTGTTATCATATCAAAATACAATTGATTATTATTTGATACTTGATACTTGATACTTGATAATGCATTGTAAATCATTGTTGCCTAGAATAAGTGGAAATATGATAGATATTTGAACTGCTTCACCGGTGAGAGATAGCCTTCTGCTTGTCTCATCACCAAGCAGCCACAGATGTATATTCAGTCAATTATTATACTGCACCTTGCACATCTTTATTTCAATATGTACGTATCCGAGCTGAAATCCCTATTCACCGTCTTGACCTACTCTCATATACTGTAATAACGGCATCAACGGGGTGGCTGAAGAATCAGAAGGGCATGACTGGACAGACTCTCTTCCTCGCTTCTAGGGCACGTTCCAGAAACGAAGCGTCATATGCAGGCTCCCAAGCGCTAAGCCATCTCCAAAATTGTTTAGCGGGCTGATGTTCCAGGCGATGTCACTCCCAAAAACGTGGCGGGGACCGGCGGGAAGACCGTAGCGTGCGGAGCAAACACCGGGACTGGACCGTGCTATACGTGGGAGGGGAGACCTAAAGGAGGGAACGAATAGCTGTTTGAAGATTGGTTTGTATCACGAAATATATTGAGAGTGTCTGATTCGTTGGGGCTTACTCGCAAGGTGTTTGATACGATTTACTAGTTAGTTGTTAGTATGAGAATACAGGGCTAGAATGAAGCCATGATCTCTTCCTTGTTCCTGGCTGAAGATCTTGGCTCAAGGAGTGAGAAGAGGGGAAACTAAAGTGCCGTTGAGAATGGAGATACAAAGTCTTGGCTGTGTTAAAAGCAGCGAATGTGAGAGAGAAAAACTGGGACTGATGAGGGGATACTAGGTTAGTTTTGAAAGACGCGCTTCCGATAGTTGGACCTAATGCCTAGGCAAACAGCGGATCCGATGCAAGATAGGCAATGTAGGGATAGATGTGAACAAACAGTCGTCCAACAGTGAACCCCAGAATTAGAATCTGTGAATCTGAATCTCTTTAGGGACATGTTTGCGTCTGTATCAAGAATGGGATGACATGACATGGCCCGTCCCCCGTCATCTCTGAACACAAGGTCTTTCATTTGGAGACACAGTAACATGACATTACATGACATGACATTACATTACATGAGATGAGATGCCATGCACGATTCGATTTCAGCAGGCTTCGAAATAATGGTACATGTACACCGATCAATTCTATCTACTACGTCGTTAGTCCTCGGAAGACACGGCGCTGATCTCTAAGAAAGTTGGAGAAAATAAACTTCAACTTGGCATTGGAGATTCGTTTAGTGATTTTCACACTAACGAAACTACACCACAACCCTGATGATCTAGTCTACTGCCCTGTAAACCAATTAATGACCATTCGCTAGTCTGACCCGACTCACTCTATCCTTCTCTCACCTTTCCCTTCATCACGGCTCACACCTCGTACATGAGTTACATGGCCCAACACACTCAGAGCGCCATCTCGCGTGGCCGTCGCTCGGAAACacaaggaaagaaaaagacaaaaAAGAGCGTCACGTTTAGCGTTACATGGCCCATCTGCCGGGCTCCATAATGATTTCCAACTAACTCAAGTCAACCCAACCCAAGTCAAGTCATATCAAGTCAAGGACAATGTAAGTTGATGCGTGCAAGGATTGTATTCCCTACAACGGTACCCCAAGCCCCCgcaagagagaaaagaagagcaagattCTCATGCGGCGAGTATTTCTCTACACCCCCTCCCCTTCTGAGACATAAGAGATTTTCATACCCTGTAAATGTGGAGGAGAGATACATCGAGGAGGATTCTGACATGTGGTTCGTCGGTTAGTATAGTCGGCTGCAGTAAACGGACGGACAAACGGAGGAGACAAGGGATTTCAAGGGTTGTTGTTATGGTTGCATACTACTCCAATTCCTTTCTCTCCGCActatcaagaacaagaccaTCATCCCTACATCGTTGGCTCAAGATGAGAAACGTGGGCGCCCAACTTCTCCACACGCCGAGTTAGGGATCTAATACGTTGAGAAGTGAGGCTAGGATAGACTCAAGCCTGGGGGAGGTTGAAATAATTGACTATTAAAGGGGCCACTTTCCCCAGGTTTTTCGAACGAGATATCTTGCCAGAACAGTCCAAGACAAGGCCACCATTTACAActatcatcaagaacagAAACAAAGTCAGAATTGGAAACTTGCTTATTCTTTGCTTGTTTCCTTCTCCCGTTTCTCGCCTCATTGATACTACGCAAATAAGAGGGTTTCCTTCCTTCCCCCTTGTTGCACTTGCCCTGTCACTCCCGCGTCTGGGGTTCATTGCCTTCCATACTTGACTTGGCCCTACAGCTCCTTCTGTCTGTCTCTCATATTGACGAGATTCAGTTGCTCagataccatcctcctcctcttttgAGCCTCCATTATTAGGttccttcctctccttctgtCTCGGCTGGTTGCTTCTCTGCATCCTTCGTCCTCCATCAGTTCCTTCCCACCACGTTTTTTTAGAAGCCGACCCTACTTCTACCCTTTACCTTCTCGTGTGATCTTACGATAGATTACCTACAACCCTTGTCTATAAAGTTCTTGGATTATTTGAGATTCCTCACCATGAGCGACTACGATCGAAAGGAAACTTTGGAGGAAAAGGCTTCCACCTCGGAAGTTGATCTTGCTGGTGTTAATGACCCTTATGCTGGACTtactgaggaagaggcgaGGGAAGCTGTAAGTTGCATTGAAACAAATGTTTGATGACCTGCACTAACAAGGTTTCAGGAGAAGAAGTTACTCCGAAAGATCGATATGAAACTCGTTCCTTGGGTATGACAACTCTGCACTATATAACAAGTCACCTACTGACCACAATCAGCTCTGCCTCCTTTACCTCATCTGCTTCCTCGACCGAACCAATATCGGAAATGCAAAGATCGCTGGTTTACTGGATGATGTGCATATGGACACTCACCATTTCAACTTGACTTTGACCATTTTCTACATCTCATACGCTGTCTTTGAGCCTCTTGCCAATGTCCTGCTCAAGTGGTCCAAGCCATCCATCTTCATTCCTGCCATCATGTGAGTTTAAATCCTCAGTAAACCACTAGCACAAAACTAATTCGTATTCAGGGTCCTCTGGGGTGCTTCAATGCTGGGAATGGGCTTCGTCAAGACCTGGGACGGCCTCATGGCTGCTCGATGGTTCCTTGGTGTCACAGAAGCCGGTCTCTTCCCCGGAATTAACTACTACCTATCCTGCTGGTATAAGCGATCCGAATTCGGTGCTCGTGCCGCGtggttcttctcagctgcAGCTCTTGCCGGTTCTTTTGGTGGTCTCTTGGCTGCTGCTATCCAGAAGATGGATGGTGTCTCCGGTATTGCTGGTTGGGGATGGATTTTCATCCTTGAAGGTCTCATGACCATCGTTGTTGGTATCATCTCGTTCTGGATGGTCCACGATTTCCCCACCGATGCCAAGTTTATCACTGAGGAGGAACGGGCTCGTGTCATCTATCGACTCACTGCCGATAAGCAATCTTCTGCCCAGGAGGAACAATTCAAGATGAAGTACTTCTGGCAGTCCATCACCGACTGGAAGACCTACTGCGGTATGCTCATCTACATGGGGCCCCTGATGCCCCTGTACTCTTTCAGCGTTTTCCTGCCTACCATCATCCAGAACATGGCCTTCACCGACAAAAAGGCCGTCGTCAAGAACCAGCTTCTCAGCGTACCACCCTACGCTTTGGCCGCAGTTGTTACTATTTGCGTTGGTATGTACTCTGACAGACTCAACAAGCGAGGCATCTTCAACCTGTGCGCTGCCCCTGTTGGTATGGCAGGCTTCACCATGCTTATCGCTTCTACCAACCCTGCTGTTCAGTACACTGGTTGCTTCCTGGGTGCCCTAGGTATTTACCCTGTCATTCCAATCACGATCAGTTGGGTCGCCAACAATGTTGAGGGTGTTTACAAGCGAGGCATCACTCTTGGGTTTGTCATAGGATGGGGCAACCTCAACGGTGTTGTGAGCAGCAACGTCTTCATCAACGGTCCACGATTCTACCCAGGACATGGAACCGTCCTTGCCTACATGTTTGGTGGTATTTTTTGTGGAAGTCTCCTAATGTATGTTTTGCTCTCGCGTGAGAACAAGGCGCGGTTGGCTGGTGAGCGGGATCACCTAGTGGAGGGCAAGTCTGAGGCGGAGATCCATGAGATGGGAGATAAGCGACCCGATTTCCTTTACACACTGTAATAATGTTTATGATACGTCAGAAATAGGAGGATTGTTAGTGGTGGATGGTATTATACAGGGTGTATAGTTTTGAGTTCTTTTGTTAGTTA
Proteins encoded in this region:
- a CDS encoding major facilitator superfamily domain-containing protein yields the protein MSDYDRKETLEEKASTSEVDLAGVNDPYAGLTEEEAREAEKKLLRKIDMKLVPWLCLLYLICFLDRTNIGNAKIAGLLDDVHMDTHHFNLTLTIFYISYAVFEPLANVLLKWSKPSIFIPAIMVLWGASMLGMGFVKTWDGLMAARWFLGVTEAGLFPGINYYLSCWYKRSEFGARAAWFFSAAALAGSFGGLLAAAIQKMDGVSGIAGWGWIFILEGLMTIVVGIISFWMVHDFPTDAKFITEEERARVIYRLTADKQSSAQEEQFKMKYFWQSITDWKTYCGMLIYMGPLMPLYSFSVFLPTIIQNMAFTDKKAVVKNQLLSVPPYALAAVVTICVGMYSDRLNKRGIFNLCAAPVGMAGFTMLIASTNPAVQYTGCFLGALGIYPVIPITISWVANNVEGVYKRGITLGFVIGWGNLNGVVSSNVFINGPRFYPGHGTVLAYMFGGIFCGSLLMYVLLSRENKARLAGERDHLVEGKSEAEIHEMGDKRPDFLYTL